The following are from one region of the Mustela lutreola isolate mMusLut2 chromosome 9, mMusLut2.pri, whole genome shotgun sequence genome:
- the CAD gene encoding CAD protein isoform X4 has product MAALMLEDGSVLRGQPFGATVSTAGEVVFQTGMVGYPEALTDPSYKAQILVLTYPLIGNYGIPADEVDEFGLSKWFESSGIHVAGLVVGECCPTPSHWSATRTLHQWLQQHGIPGLQGVDTRELTKKLREQGSLLGKLVQDGTEPSALPFLDPNARPLVPEVSIKAPRVFNAGGTPRILALDCGLKYNQIRCLCQRGAEVTVVPWDHALDNREYEGVFLSNGPGDPASYPSVVSTLSRVLSEPNPRPVFGICLGHQLLALAIGAKTYKMRYGNRGHNQPCLLVGSGRCFLTSQNHGFAVETDSLPAGWLPLFTNANDRSNEGIVHDSLPFFSVQFHPEHQAGPSDMELLFDIFLETVKEATAGNPGGQTVRERLVERLCPPGIPSPSSGLLPPRKVLILGSGGLSIGQAGEFDYSGSQAIKALKEENIQTLLINPNIATVQTSQGLADKVYFLPITPHYVTQVIRNERPDGILLTFGGQTALNCGVELTKAGVLARYGVRVLGTPVETIELTEDRRAFASRMAEIGEHVAPSEAANSLEQAQAAAERLGYPVLVRAAFALGGLGSGFASNREELFALVAPAFAHTSQVLVDKSLKGWKEIEYEVVRDAYGNCVTVCNMENLDPLGIHTGESIVVAPSQTLNDREYQLLRQTAIKVTQHLGIVGECNVQYALNPESEQYYIIEVNARLSRSSALASKATGYPLAYVAAKLALGIPLPELRNSVTGGTAAFEPSLDYCVVKIPRWDLSKFLRVSTKIGSCMKSVGEVMGIGRSFEEAFQKALRMVDENCVGFDHTVKPVSDMELETPTDKRIFVVAAALWAGYSVERLYELTRIDRWFLHGMKRIVAHTQLLEQHRGRPLPPDLLQQAKRLGFSDKQIALAVLSTELAIRKLRQEQRICPAVKQIDTVAAEWPAQTNYLYLTYWGTTHDLTFRTPHVLVLGSGVYRIGSSVEFDWCAVGCIRQLRKMGYKTIMVNYNPETVSTDYDMCDRLYFDEISFEVVMDIYELENPEGVILSMGGQLPNNMAMALHRQQCRVLGTSPEAIDSAENRFKFSRLLDTIGISQPQWRELSDLESARQFCQTVGYPCVVRPSYVLSGAAMNVAYTDGDLERFLSSAAAVSKEHPVVISKFIQEAKEIDVDAVARDGVVAAIAISEHVENAGVHSGDATLVTPPQDITAKTLERIKAIVHAVGQELQVTGPFNLQLIAKDDQLKVIECNVRVSRSFPFVSKTLGVDLVALATRVIMGEEVEPVGLMTGTGVVGVKVPQFSFSRLAGADVVLGVEMTSTGEVAGFGESRCEAYLKAMLSTGFKIPKKNILLTIGSYKNKSELLPTVRLLESLGYSLYASLGTADFYTEHGVKVTAVDWHFEEAVDGECPPQRSILEQLAENHFELVINLSMRGAGGRRLSSFVTKGYRTRRLAADFSVPLIIDIKCTKLFVEALGQIGPAPPLKVHVDCMTSQKLVRLPGLIDIHVHLREPGGTHKEDFASGTAAALAGGVTMVCAMPNTRPPIIDAPALALAQKLAEAGARCDFALFLGASSENAGTLGAVAGSAAGLKLYLNETFSELRLDSVAQWMEHFETWPSHLPIVAHAERQSVAAVLMVAQLTQRSVHICHVARKEEILLIKAAKARGLPVTCEVAPHHLFLSRDDLQRLGSGKGEVRPELGSRQDVEALWENMAVIDCFASDHAPHTLEEKCGPQPPPGFPGLETMLPLLLTAVSEGRLSLDDLLQRLHHNPRRIFHLPPQEDTYVEVDLEHEWTIPSHMPFSKAHWTPFEGQKVKGTVRRVVLRGEVAYIDGQVLVPPGYGQDVRKWPQGAVPQLAPPAPATSEITTTPERPRRAVPGLPDGRFHLPPRIHRASDPGLPAEEPKEKSSRKAAEPDVSPVQCGTHAAYDGTEGAEPRHTQGEGDGLHVLRGEHADQQLLCRSHGPAGGCCAQLLGSHIFGPEGRVPGRLCADHELLR; this is encoded by the exons ATGGCGGCCCTGATGTTGGAGGATGGGTCGGTCCTGCGGGGCCAGCCCTTTGGGGCCACTGTGTCGACTGCCGGGGAAGTGG TGTTTCAAACCGGCATGGTCGGCTACCCCGAGGCCCTCACTGACCCTTCCTACAAAGCACAGATCTTAGTGCTGACATATCCTCTGATCGGCAACTATGGCATCCCCGCAGATGAAGTGGATGAGTTCGGTCTCAGTAAG TGGTTTGAATCCTCGGGGATCCATGTGGCAGGACTGGTGGTGGGAGAGTGCTGCCCCACGCCCAGCCACTGGAGTGCTACCCGCACCCTACACCAGTGGCTGCAGCAGCACGGGATACCTGGCCTGCAAG GAGTGGATACTCGGGAGCTGACTAAGAAGTTGCGAGAGCAAGGGTctctgctggggaagctggtccAGGATGGGACAGAGCCTTCAGCACTGCCTTTCTTGGACCCGAATGCCCGCCCCCTGGTGCCAGAGGTCTCAATTAAG GCTCCACGGGTGTTCAATGCAGGGGGCACCCCTCGGATCCTTGCTTTGGATTGTGGCCTCAAGTATAATCAGATCCGATGTCTCTGTCAGCGTGGTGCTGAGGTCACGGTGGTACCGTGGGACCATGCCTTAGACAACCGGG AGTATGAGGGTGTCTTCCTGAGTAATGGCCCTGGTGACCCCGCCTCCTATCCCAGTGTGGTATCCACACTGAGCCGTGTCTTATCTGAGCCTAATCCCCGACCTGTCTTCGGGATCTGTCTGGGACACCAGCTGTTGGCCTTAGCCATTGGGGCCAAGACATACAAGATGAG ATATGGGAACCGAGGCCATAATCAGCCATGCCTGCTGGTGGGGTCTGGGCGCTGCTTTCTGACATCCCAGAACCACGGCTTTGCTGTGGAAACAGACTCACTGCCAGCAGGCTGGCTTCCTCTCTTTACCAACGCCAACGATCGTTCCAATGAAGGCATCGTACACGACAGCCTGCCGTTCTTCAG TGTTCAGTTTCACCCAGAGCACCAAGCTGGTCCTTCAGACATGGAGTTACTTTTTGATATCTTTCTGGAAACTGTGAAAGAAGCCACAGCCGGGAACCCTGGGGGCCAGACAG ttCGAGAGCGGCTGGTTGAGCGCCTCTGTCCACCTGGAATTCCCAGCCCAAGCTCTGGGCTTCTACCACCACGGAAGGTTCTGATCCTGGGCTCTGGGGGCCTCTCCATTGGCCAAGCTGGAGAGTTTGACTACTCAGGCTCTCAG GCGATTAAGGCCCTGAAGGAAGAAAACATCCAGACTTTGCTGATCAACCCCAACATCGCCACAGTGCAGACTTCCCAGGGGCTGGCTGACAAGGTCTATTTCCTTCCCATAACACCTCACTACGTAACGCAG GTGATCCGTAATGAGCGCCCAGATGGCATCTTACTGACTTTTGGGGGCCAGACAGCTCTGAACTGTGGCGTGGAGCTGACAAAGGCCGGAGTGTTAGCTCGGTATGGGGTCCGTGTCCTGGGCACACCCGTGGAGACCATTGAACTGACGGAAGACCGGCGTGCCTTTGCCTCCAGGATGGCAGAGATTGGCGAGCACGTGGCCCCCAGTGAGGCGGCAAATTCTCTCGAACAG GCCCAGGCTGCCGCCGAGCGGCTGGGGTATCCCGTGCTGGTGCGCGCTGCCTTTGCCCTCGGTGGCCTGGGCTCTGGCTTTGCCTCCAACAGGGAGGAGCTGTTTGCCCTTGTGGCCCCAGCTTTTGCCCATACAAGCCAAGTGCTGGTCGATAAGTCCCTGAAGGGATGGAAGGAGATTGAGTACGAGGTGGTGAGAGACGCCTATGGCAACTGTGTCACG GTGTGTAACATGGAGAATTTGGACCCACTGGGCATCCATACTGGTGAGTCCATTGTGGTGGCTCCAAGCCAGACACTGAATGACCGGGAATACCAGCTACTACGGCAGACAGCCATCAAGGTGACCCAGCACCTTGGAATTGTTGGGGAATGCAATGTGCAGTACGCCTTGAATCCCGAGTCTGAGCAG taTTACATCATCGAAGTAAATGCCAGGCTGTCTCGCAGCTCTGCCCTGGCCAGTAAGGCCACGGGCTATCCACTGGCCTATGTGGCAGCCAAACTAGCTTTGGGCATCCCTCTGCCGGAGCTCAG GAACTCCGTGACAGGGGGAACAGCAGCCTTTGAACCCAGCCTGGATTACTGTGTGGTCAAGATCCCTCGGTGGGACCTCAGCAAGTTCCTCCGCGTCAGCACAAAGATCGGGAGCTGCATGAAGAGCGTTG GTGAAGTCATGGGCATTGGGCGTTCTTTTGAGGAGGCCTTCCAGAAAGCTCTTCGGATGGTAGATGAGAACTGTGTGGGCTTTGATCACACGGTAAAACCGGTCAGTGATATG GAGCTGGAGACGCCAACCGACAAGCGCATCTTCGTGGTGGCGGCAGCTCTGTGGGCCGGCTACTCGGTGGAGCGGCTGTATGAACTCACACGCATTGACCGCTGGTTCCTGCACGGGATGAAGCGGATTGTGGCGCACACGCAGCTGCTAGAACAGCATCGTGGACGGCCTCTGCCCCCAGACCTGCTGCAGCAGGCCAAGCGCCTTGGCTTCTCGGACAAGCAGATTGCCCTTGCCGTTCTGAG CACAGAGCTGGCCATTCGCAAGCTGCGGCAGGAACAGAGGATCTGCCCAGCGGTGAAACAGATCGACACGGTTGCGGCCGAGTGGCCAGCCCAGACCAACTATTTGTACCTGACCTACTGGGGCACCACCCATGACCTCACCTTCCGAACGCCTCATGTCCTGGTCCTTGGCTCTGGCGTCTACCGGATCGGCTCCAGCGTTGAGTTTGACTGGTGTGCCGTGGGCTGCATTCGGCAGCTCCGAAAG ATGGGCTATAAGACCATCATGGTGAACTACAACCCAGAGACTGTCAGCACAGACTATGACATGTGTGACCGACTGTACTTTGATGAGATCTCTTTTGAG GTGGTGATGGACATCTATGAGCTAGAGAACCCCGAAGGCGTGATCCTCTCCATGGGCGGGCAGCTGCCCAACAACATGGCCATGGCGTTGCATCGGCAGCAGTGCCGAGTCCTGGGCACATCCCCTGAAGCCATCGACTCAGCTGAGAACCGTTTCAAGTTCTCCCGGCTCCTCGACACCATCGGTATCAGCCAGCCTCAGTGGAGGGAGCTCAGTGACCTAGAG TCTGCTCGCCAGTTCTGCCAGACAGTGGGGTACCCCTGCGTGGTGCGCCCCTCCTACGTGTTGAGCGGCGCTGCTATGAACGTGGCCTACACTGACGGAGACCTGGAACGATTCCTGAGCAGCGCAGCAGCCGTCTCCAAGGAGCACCCTGTGGTCATCTCCAAGTTCATCCAGGAGGCCAAG GAGATCGACGTGGACGCTGTGGCCCGTGATGGTGTGGTGGCAGCCATTGCCATCTCTGAGCACGTGGAGAATGCGGGTGTGCATTCGGGTGACGCCACGCTGGTGACCCCACCACAGGACATCACTGCCAAAACCCTAGAGCGGATTAAAGCCATTGTGCATGCTGTGGGCCAGGAGCTGCAGGTCACGGGACCCTTCAATCTGCAGCTCATTGCCAAG GACGACCAGCTGAAAGTCATCGAATGCAACGTGCGTGTCTCTCGCTCCTTCCCTTTCGTCTCCAAGACACTAGGTGTGGACCTAGTAGCATTGGCCACACGGGTCATCATGGGGGAAGAAGTGGAACCTGTGGGGCTCATGACCGGCACCGGAGTCGTGGGTGTAAAG GTCCCTCAGTTCTCGTTCTCACGCCTGGCGGGTGCCGACGTGGTGTTGGGCGTGGAGATGACCAGCACTGGGGAGGTGGCTGGCTTTGGGGAGAGCCGCTGCGAGGCCTACCTCAAGGCCATGCTAAGCACTGGCTTTAAGATCCCCAAGAAGAACATCTTGCTGACCATTGGCAGCTATAAG AACAAAAGTGAGCTGCTTCCGACAGTACGGCTACTAGAGAGCCTGGGCTACAGCCTCTATGCCAGTCTGGGCACCGCCGATTTCTACACTGAGCATGGTGTCAAG GTAACAGCTGTGGACTGGCACTTTGAGGAGGCAGTGGATGGGGAGTGCCCGCCGCAGCGAAGCATCTTGGAGCAGCTGGCTGAGAATCACTTCGAGCTCGTGATTAACCTGTCAATgcgcggggccgggggccggCGTCTCTCTTCCTTTGTCACTAAGGGCTACCGCACCCGGCGCCTGGCTGCTGACTTCTCCGTGCCCCTCATCATTGATATCAAGTGCACCAAACTGTTTGTGGAG GCCCTGGGTCAGATTGGGCCCGCCCCTCCTTTGAAGGTGCACGTTGACTGTATGACTTCCCAAAAGCTTGTGCGGCTTCCTG GATTGATTGACATCCATGTGCACCTGCGGGAGCCGGGGGGAACGCACAAGGAGGACTTTGCCTCAGGCACCGCTGCTGCCCTGGCTGGGGGCGTCACCATGGTGTGCGCCATGCCTAATACCCGGCCCCCCATCATTGATGCCCCGGCCCTCGCCCTGGCCCAGAAG CTGGCAGAGGCTGGCGCCCGCTGTGACTTTGCCTTATTTCTCGGAGCCTCGTCAGAAAATGCAGGAACCCTGGGTGCTGTAGCCGGGTCTGCCGCTGGGCTGAAGCTCTACCTCAACGAGACCTTCTCTGAGCTTCGGCTGGACAGTGTGGCCCAGTGGATGGAG CACTTTGAGACGtggccctcccacctccccattGTGGCCCACGCGGAGCGGCAGAGTGTGGCCGCCGTCCTCATGGTGGCCCAGCTTACCCAGCGCTCGGTGCACATATGTCACGTGGCCCGGAAGGAGGAG atCCTACTGATTAAAGCTGCCAAGGCACGGGGGCTGCCAGTCACCTGTGAGGTGGCCCCCCACCATCTGTTCCTGAGCCGCGATGACCTGCAGCGCCTGGGCTCGGGGAAGGGGGAGGTCCGGCCCGAGCTGGGCTCCCGCCAGGACGTGGAGGCCCTGTGGGAGAACATGGCTGTCATCGACTGCTTCGCCTCAGACCATG ccccccataCACTGGAGGAGAAGTGTGGGCCCCAGCCTCCCCCCGGCTTCCCGGGGCTGGAGACCATGCTGCCCCTGCTGCTGACGGCCGTCAGCGAGGGCCGGCTCAGTCTGGATGACCTGCTGCAGCGCCTGCACCACAACCCCCGCCGCATCTTCCACCTGCCCCCCCAGGAGGACACCTACGTGGAG GTGGATCTGGAGCACGAGTGGACCATCCCCAGCCACATGCCCTTCTCTAAGGCTCACTGGACGCCCTTCGAAGGGCAGAAGGTGAAGGGCACTGTCCGCCGTGTGGTCCTGCGAGGAGAGGTGGCCTATATCGATGGGCAG GTCCTGGTGCCCCCTGGCTACGGACAGGATGTACGCAAGTGGCCTCAGGGGGCTGTTCCCCAGCTCGCGCCTCCAGCCCCTGCCACCAGTGAGATAACCACG ACACCTGAGAGGCCCCGCCGGGCCGTCCCAGGGCTTCCCGATGGCCGCTTCCACCTGCCACCCCGAATCCACCGAGCCTCCGATCCAGGTCTGCCAG CTGAGGAGCCAAAGGAGAAGTCCTCCCGGAAGGCAGCTGAGCCAG ATGTCTCACCTGTTCAATGTGGCACACACGCTGCGTATGATGGTACAGAAGGAGCGGAGCCTCGACATactcaag GGGAAGGTGATGGCCTCCATGTTCTACGAGGTGAGCACGCGGACCAGCAGCTCCTTTGCCGCAGCCATGGCCCGGCTGGGGGGTGCTGTGCTCAGCTTCTCGGAAGCCACATCTTCGGTCCAGAAGGGCGAGTCCCTGGCCGACTCTGTGCAGACCATGAGCTGCTACGCTGA